The Rhinoraja longicauda isolate Sanriku21f chromosome 19, sRhiLon1.1, whole genome shotgun sequence genome includes a window with the following:
- the LOC144602814 gene encoding zinc-binding protein A33-like, which produces MATERQVESLRQELICPVCLDIFTDPVSLQCGHNFCRSCITQSWDKDGRNSCPECRAEFADRTLIVNWALSNLAEKTHKLNLNPKEKESKLHCEKHQEELKLLCETDKILVCVICRDAREHREHRCIPVEEAVENYKAQIKSSLESLKKKNSEIQEMEQLQKIKISGVREQSRSLQSHITSEFTKMRQILAEEEQRLLNDLREAEAKSLDIMETNLQAIQEKLNSMQEKLTKMQERMDQKDSVILLMEEIRRKRRISDEEYTLSVEDGAPDVAKFDRPFLLKISDEEHTLSTLHVETAHPQLEVSEDRKRVRWTRTRRSLPDTGKRFTGNKCVLGSEGFTSGRHYWEVEMAGSEAWCLGVAAESVERKRPVTLTPETGVWSIWQRLIDVLLALIFARSRPIPGRVGVYLSYESGRVSFYDANTKSHLRTFTGNKFTEKLYPFFVPSCDEDHWLRICSGSAPGV; this is translated from the exons ATGGCCACCGAACGGCAGGTTGAGAGTTTACGCCAAGAACTAATTTGTCCCGTCTGCCTGGATATCTTCACCGACCCGGTTTCCCTGCAGTGCggacacaacttctgccgctcctgcatcacacagagttgggacaaggacgggagaaactcctgcccggaatgcagAGCGGAGTTTGCAGACCGCACCCTGATTGTGAATTGGGCCTTGTCAAACCTGGCTGAGAAAACTCACAAATTAAACCTGAATCCgaaagagaaggaaagtaaacttcactgcgagaaacatcaggaagaactgaagctgctttgtgaaactgacaagatatTGGTCTGTGTGATTTGTcgagacgcgcgggaacacagagagcacCGCTGCATACCGGtagaagaagctgttgaaaactacaag GCTCAGATCAAATCTTCCCTGGAATCTCTCAAGAAAAAAAATTCAGAGATACAGGAAATGGAACAATTGCAGAAAataaagatttctggagttcgg GAACAGTCTCGCAGTCTGCAGTCCCACATCACATCTGAATTCACTAAAATGCGACAGATTCTCGCTGAGGAAGAGCAGCGCTTACTTAATGATCTCAGGGAAGCAGAGGCGAAGAGTCTAGATATAATGGAGACAAAtcttcaagcaattcaagagaagtTAAATTCCATGCAGGAGAAACTCACAAAGATGCAGGAACGGATGGATCAAAAAGACAGTGTGATATTACTCATG GAGGAAATTCGTCGGAAGAGGAG GATTAGTGACGAGGAATACACGTTGTCCGTAGAAGATGGGGCACCGGACGTTGCAAAATTCGATCGTCCCTTTTTACTGAA GATTAGTGACGAGGAACACACGTTGTCT accctgcatgtggaaacagcgcatccgcagctcgaggtgtctgaggatcggaagagggtgagatggacccggacccggaggagtctccctgacaccgggaagaggtttacaggcaataagtgtgtgctgggatcggagggattcacatcggggagacattactgggaggtggagatgGCGGGGAGTGAGGCCTggtgtctgggagtcgccgcagagtctgtggagaggaagagaccggtcacactgaccccggagactggagtctggagcatctggcaGCGGTTGATTGATGTGCTTCTTGCACTAATCTTCGCTCgatcccgtcccatccccgggagggtgggcgtttatctcagttacgagtccgggagagtttcattttacgacgcgaacaccaagtcccatctccgcaccttcactgggaataaattcacggagaaactgtaTCCTTTCTTCGTGCCTTCTTGCGATGAAgaccactggctgagaatctgctccggttccgctcctggtgtgtaa